The following are encoded in a window of Helicobacter ganmani genomic DNA:
- the argH gene encoding argininosuccinate lyase: MENQKLWGGRFSASAAEILDEFNASLPFDKKLYKQDILGSQTHAKMLAKCGILTQSEAEKICEGLEQVKEEMERGEFEFILSDEDIHMAVEKRLTQIIGEVGKKLHTARSRNDQVALDFRLFVLDSNDNLRVLLLELIDTLLEIAKQHTQTMLPGMTHLQHAQPVNFGFLMCAYVSMFARDFERLESSFRRNNFCPLGAAALAGTPYATDRFFTAQTLGFIAPTLNATDSVSDRDFALDFLYDCSMIAMHISRLAEELVLWSSYEFKFITLSDAYSTGSSIMPQKKNPDVPELLRGKSGRVYGNLLSLLVVMKGLPLAYNKDTQEDKEGVFDSFETLSIALRILKDTLQTMTINTDSMLKACKKGHLSATDLADFLVQTCGIPFREAHHITGKAVAFAESLDKDLSDLSAEELCSVDSAIPQEAHKSLDLEASMNSRNSYGGTSTQATKTQIESLEAWLQLAKKALQDSKEPQNAK, translated from the coding sequence ATGGAAAACCAAAAACTTTGGGGTGGGAGATTTAGCGCGAGTGCAGCAGAAATTTTAGATGAATTTAACGCCTCTTTGCCCTTTGATAAAAAGCTCTACAAACAAGATATTCTAGGCTCACAAACACACGCTAAAATGTTAGCAAAATGTGGAATCCTCACACAAAGCGAAGCAGAGAAAATCTGTGAGGGCTTGGAGCAAGTCAAAGAGGAAATGGAGCGAGGGGAATTTGAGTTTATCCTTAGCGATGAGGATATTCATATGGCAGTGGAGAAGCGACTGACACAAATCATCGGTGAGGTGGGCAAAAAGCTCCACACTGCGCGCAGTCGTAACGACCAAGTTGCCCTTGATTTTAGGCTTTTTGTGCTAGATTCCAACGACAATTTACGTGTGCTCCTTTTAGAACTCATTGATACCTTACTAGAAATTGCAAAACAACACACACAAACAATGTTACCGGGTATGACACACTTACAACACGCCCAACCTGTGAATTTTGGCTTTTTGATGTGTGCTTATGTCAGTATGTTTGCAAGAGATTTTGAAAGATTGGAATCCTCTTTTAGACGCAATAATTTTTGTCCTTTAGGTGCAGCAGCTCTTGCTGGCACTCCTTATGCGACAGATAGATTTTTCACTGCACAAACTTTAGGCTTTATTGCACCGACATTAAACGCCACAGATTCCGTGAGCGATAGAGACTTTGCGCTAGATTTTCTCTATGATTGCTCTATGATTGCAATGCACATTTCAAGACTTGCAGAAGAGCTTGTGCTGTGGAGTAGCTATGAATTTAAATTCATCACCCTAAGCGACGCGTATTCCACAGGAAGCTCCATAATGCCACAAAAAAAGAATCCCGATGTTCCCGAGCTTTTGCGCGGCAAAAGCGGACGCGTATATGGTAATCTCCTCTCGCTTTTGGTAGTAATGAAAGGCTTGCCGCTTGCTTATAACAAAGACACGCAAGAGGATAAAGAGGGCGTATTTGATAGTTTTGAGACATTAAGCATTGCGTTAAGAATCCTCAAAGACACCTTACAAACAATGACAATCAATACAGATTCTATGCTCAAAGCTTGCAAAAAAGGACATTTAAGCGCAACAGATTTAGCAGACTTTCTCGTGCAGACTTGTGGGATTCCATTTAGAGAGGCGCACCATATCACAGGAAAAGCAGTCGCCTTTGCAGAATCCTTAGACAAGGACTTAAGCGACTTAAGTGCGGAGGAATTATGCAGTGTGGATAGCGCGATTCCACAAGAGGCGCACAAAAGCCTAGATTTAGAGGCTTCTATGAATAGCAGAAACTCCTATGGTGGCACTTCCACACAGGCAACAAAAACACAGATTGAGAGCTTGGAAGCTTGGTTGCAACTTGCAAAAAAAGCATTACAAGACTCAAAGGAACCCCAAAATGCAAAATAA
- the ubiE gene encoding bifunctional demethylmenaquinone methyltransferase/2-methoxy-6-polyprenyl-1,4-benzoquinol methylase UbiE has translation MQNKQQEIIAMFDNIAGSYDLANRVMSCGIDIAWRQKACQLAFRNLPQESLSALNIADVACGTGDMISHWHKNTLKENVRIQSIIGLDPSEGMLNVARKKLPNVEFKQCEAKELPLENASKDILSIAYGIRNVVERKRALEEFARVIKPNGILVILEFTKCENPTLFEKLMGFYTKNILPYIGGIVSKNYRAYRYLPDSIEEFLTAEKLNSELQEVGFMPLYTKAFSANVCTLFIAKRL, from the coding sequence ATGCAAAATAAGCAACAAGAAATCATTGCAATGTTTGACAATATTGCAGGAAGCTATGACTTGGCAAACCGCGTGATGAGCTGCGGAATAGATATTGCTTGGAGACAAAAAGCTTGTCAGCTTGCCTTTAGAAACTTGCCACAAGAATCCCTATCCGCGTTAAATATTGCCGATGTTGCTTGCGGGACGGGAGATATGATAAGCCATTGGCACAAAAATACACTCAAAGAAAATGTGCGAATTCAAAGTATAATAGGACTAGACCCAAGTGAGGGAATGCTGAATGTCGCACGCAAAAAACTTCCCAATGTAGAATTTAAGCAATGTGAAGCAAAAGAACTCCCACTAGAAAACGCAAGTAAGGATATTTTAAGTATTGCCTATGGAATCCGCAATGTCGTAGAAAGAAAACGCGCTTTAGAGGAGTTTGCGCGGGTGATTAAACCAAATGGAATCTTAGTGATTTTAGAATTTACCAAATGTGAGAATCCCACGCTTTTCGAAAAACTTATGGGATTTTATACCAAAAATATCCTACCTTACATAGGTGGAATCGTTTCTAAAAACTATCGCGCTTATCGCTACCTGCCTGATTCCATTGAAGAATTTCTCACCGCAGAAAAGCTGAATAGCGAGCTACAAGAAGTAGGTTTTATGCCTCTTTATACCAAAGCATTTTCTGCAAATGTTTGCACCTTATTTATTGCTAAAAGGCTTTGA
- a CDS encoding trimeric intracellular cation channel family protein — protein MLLTSLYIVGITAEGMSGALAAGRHNMDWFGVVFIACVTAIGGGSIRDVLFGHYPLTWVAHPEYLLIVCFAAILTTRIPYFVARFERTFLVLDAMGLAVFSVIGARVGIDLHPSGAMAVIGAVITGVFGGILRDIFCARIPLVFQKELYASISLLVGSLYVVCEWISANYFAMNQNLIIIACLSIGFVARLVAIRYHLGLPTFKYTPKS, from the coding sequence ATGCTTTTGACGAGTTTATATATTGTAGGAATTACTGCAGAGGGAATGAGCGGGGCGTTAGCAGCAGGAAGGCATAATATGGATTGGTTTGGAGTGGTTTTTATCGCTTGTGTAACCGCGATTGGCGGAGGTTCTATTCGTGATGTGCTTTTTGGGCATTATCCTCTTACTTGGGTGGCTCACCCCGAATATTTGCTCATCGTGTGTTTTGCGGCAATTTTGACGACAAGGATTCCTTATTTTGTTGCTAGATTTGAGCGCACTTTTTTAGTATTAGACGCTATGGGGCTTGCGGTCTTTAGTGTAATTGGCGCGCGTGTGGGGATAGATTTGCACCCAAGTGGAGCAATGGCGGTAATAGGAGCAGTCATCACGGGAGTGTTTGGCGGAATCTTGCGGGATATTTTTTGTGCGAGGATTCCGCTTGTATTCCAAAAAGAGCTTTATGCTAGCATTTCCTTGCTTGTAGGCAGTTTATATGTAGTTTGCGAATGGATTAGTGCGAATTATTTTGCAATGAATCAGAATCTTATCATTATTGCTTGTCTTTCTATTGGCTTTGTTGCGCGCTTGGTTGCAATTCGTTATCATTTGGGGCTACCAACCTTTAAATATACACCTAAATCGTAG
- a CDS encoding thermonuclease family protein, with product MQNQKLLKNLFVLLLGLCLASPNLFAFATPPISRQALMKHIFAPTLFSMYSKDYGMLYCQLYGVAGVSKSFKNDTCEVSARAVKEMRHFAMQYTRNKVFLEQQYRLGYKSGWCFLQRGGNLFNAELVRDGYAVVQYFDVTESAVLADLEVLESIAKAEKRGLWKEWSKEMECLKRTLQEIAKETLSKDSDK from the coding sequence ATGCAAAATCAAAAATTGCTTAAAAATCTTTTTGTTCTTTTATTGGGCTTGTGTTTGGCAAGTCCAAACCTCTTTGCCTTTGCAACACCTCCTATTAGCAGACAAGCACTGATGAAGCATATTTTTGCGCCCACACTTTTTAGTATGTATAGCAAGGACTATGGAATGCTTTATTGTCAGCTTTATGGTGTCGCTGGTGTAAGCAAAAGCTTCAAAAATGACACTTGCGAAGTAAGTGCAAGAGCGGTTAAGGAAATGCGACATTTTGCGATGCAATACACGCGCAATAAGGTTTTTTTGGAGCAGCAATATCGTTTGGGCTATAAAAGCGGTTGGTGTTTTTTGCAACGCGGGGGGAATCTCTTTAATGCGGAGTTAGTGCGTGATGGTTATGCGGTGGTGCAGTATTTTGATGTTACAGAATCCGCAGTGTTAGCAGATTTGGAAGTGCTAGAAAGCATTGCAAAGGCTGAAAAGCGCGGATTATGGAAAGAGTGGAGTAAAGAAATGGAATGTCTGAAAAGAACTTTGCAAGAGATTGCCAAAGAAACATTAAGCAAAGATTCCGACAAATAA
- the apt gene encoding adenine phosphoribosyltransferase, translated as MQQLTQDDKKKLLDSIRTISDYPQPGILFYDITTLLNNPQVFHFIISHLKTHYESFKIDFIAAIESRGFIFGATLAYALGVGFVPIRKKGKLPYTTISEKYSLEYGFSEIEIHIDAFKNSKNPSPNVLLIDDLIATGGTAVAAVNLIKQAGANCLESCFILNLESLKGAENLRKIVPIYTLLDL; from the coding sequence ATGCAACAACTCACCCAAGACGACAAAAAAAAATTGCTTGATTCTATCCGCACGATTTCGGATTATCCACAACCTGGAATCTTATTTTACGACATTACAACACTTCTAAACAATCCACAAGTTTTTCATTTTATTATCTCTCATCTTAAGACACATTATGAATCTTTTAAGATTGATTTTATTGCCGCGATTGAAAGTCGTGGCTTTATTTTTGGTGCAACTTTGGCTTACGCACTAGGAGTTGGATTCGTGCCGATTCGCAAAAAAGGCAAATTGCCTTATACAACGATTTCTGAAAAATACTCTTTGGAATATGGATTTAGTGAAATTGAAATCCATATTGATGCGTTTAAAAATTCAAAGAATCCATCCCCCAATGTGCTTTTAATAGATGATTTGATTGCCACAGGTGGCACGGCAGTCGCCGCAGTCAATCTCATTAAACAAGCGGGAGCAAATTGTTTGGAATCTTGCTTTATTTTAAATTTAGAATCCCTAAAAGGCGCAGAAAATTTGCGCAAAATTGTTCCGATTTATACACTTTTGGATTTATAA
- the panD gene encoding aspartate 1-decarboxylase, translating to MNLTMLYSKIHRASVSDANLNYVGSITIDIELMKAAGLQEGQKVDIVNINNGERFSTYVIEGQKGDICLNGAAARKVQIGDKIIVMAYATYTQEELATYTPKVVLVDEKNQIIAIKKELKNV from the coding sequence TTGAATCTCACAATGTTATATAGCAAAATTCATCGAGCAAGCGTGAGCGATGCCAACCTCAATTATGTAGGCTCTATCACCATTGATATTGAACTAATGAAAGCCGCAGGACTTCAAGAGGGACAAAAGGTAGATATTGTCAATATCAACAATGGTGAGCGATTCTCAACCTATGTGATAGAGGGACAAAAGGGAGATATATGCCTAAATGGTGCAGCAGCACGCAAGGTGCAAATAGGAGATAAAATCATCGTAATGGCGTATGCCACCTATACGCAAGAAGAACTTGCAACTTATACACCAAAAGTTGTGCTAGTAGATGAAAAAAACCAAATCATCGCAATTAAAAAGGAGTTGAAAAATGTTTGA
- a CDS encoding YbaB/EbfC family nucleoid-associated protein, with translation MFDPQELAKTLGNLQEKLKEAQEESKNLTFSAKSGGGLVHITANGEGEVIDIGIDDSLLEDKESLQILLMSAFNDISKSVEQNRKNMAMGMLGNLGEFPFKGL, from the coding sequence ATGTTTGACCCGCAGGAGCTTGCCAAAACACTTGGAAACCTACAAGAAAAGCTTAAAGAAGCGCAAGAAGAGAGTAAAAACTTGACTTTCAGTGCCAAAAGTGGTGGGGGATTAGTTCATATCACAGCAAATGGAGAGGGAGAAGTCATTGATATTGGCATTGACGATTCTTTGCTAGAGGACAAGGAATCCCTACAAATTCTGCTGATGAGTGCGTTTAATGACATTTCTAAGAGTGTGGAGCAAAATCGCAAAAATATGGCGATGGGAATGTTGGGTAATTTAGGAGAGTTTCCATTTAAGGGGTTATGA
- a CDS encoding DUF7488 domain-containing protein, producing MNLINFKKLCWLGYGIIVLNLPLVAYDFEACKQKAVLSMERVGNTYGIAIKRLGDFTKESEINLTPSKVALFVYSPHSTPKGYKILKHDPFVGMYLLESKNELLPISLRSINKEILEDEMASILPQEGVSGKIQTRMQSPIDYATLNTPTFQNSLISTVCDHIYGIGIGKNQFIEKAYLERFVYSDSVYYGDIGVRVFQNSEDRVEVNLIDPFFSANPFAYGDIIMAINGETIPNVAHFHRVVFDLKEGESVPVRISRNGVVMELQARVDKRRGGMLLKEDFLGRVGIEVNSDFVVTSVAPYAKNGFERLKVGDKVLRVNQQIVPKGYDAIIRLLGKFPDKTQKWLISRDDFQFFINVNQKAQPTDTQDSLIQGLLNESNAFSL from the coding sequence ATGAATTTAATAAATTTCAAAAAACTTTGTTGGTTAGGATATGGAATCATTGTATTGAATTTGCCACTTGTTGCATACGACTTTGAAGCTTGCAAACAAAAGGCGGTTCTTTCAATGGAGCGCGTAGGCAACACTTATGGAATCGCAATCAAACGACTAGGGGATTTTACAAAAGAATCTGAAATCAACTTGACGCCCTCCAAAGTAGCCCTTTTTGTTTATTCTCCACACTCCACACCCAAAGGTTATAAAATCCTAAAACACGACCCATTTGTCGGAATGTATTTATTGGAATCTAAAAATGAATTACTCCCCATCTCCTTGCGTTCTATCAATAAAGAAATCCTAGAGGACGAAATGGCAAGCATTCTACCGCAAGAGGGCGTGAGTGGCAAAATTCAAACGCGTATGCAAAGCCCCATTGATTATGCAACGCTCAACACTCCAACCTTTCAAAATAGCCTTATTAGCACGGTTTGCGATCATATCTATGGAATTGGGATTGGTAAAAATCAATTTATTGAAAAAGCCTATTTAGAGCGATTTGTTTATAGTGATTCTGTTTATTATGGAGACATTGGAGTGCGCGTTTTTCAAAATAGTGAGGATAGAGTGGAAGTTAATCTCATTGACCCATTTTTCAGCGCGAATCCCTTTGCGTATGGAGATATTATTATGGCAATTAATGGCGAAACGATTCCAAATGTTGCACATTTTCATCGTGTAGTCTTTGATTTAAAAGAGGGTGAAAGCGTGCCTGTGCGTATATCACGCAATGGAGTAGTAATGGAGTTGCAGGCGCGTGTGGATAAAAGACGTGGAGGAATGCTCTTAAAAGAAGATTTTTTAGGGCGCGTAGGGATTGAAGTCAATAGCGATTTTGTGGTAACCTCTGTCGCACCTTATGCCAAAAATGGTTTTGAACGTCTAAAAGTAGGCGACAAAGTCTTGCGCGTCAATCAGCAAATTGTTCCAAAAGGCTATGATGCAATTATTCGCTTGCTTGGTAAATTTCCAGACAAAACGCAAAAATGGTTGATTTCGCGAGATGATTTCCAATTTTTTATCAATGTCAATCAAAAAGCACAACCCACAGATACGCAAGATAGCTTAATACAAGGACTTTTAAATGAATCTAATGCCTTTAGTCTTTGA
- a CDS encoding polyprenyl synthetase family protein, with the protein MNLMPLVFDRFEHYVKNQAPKVASFHPHFEDALWEMVLNGGKRFRPQLLLSIVASYKPKMLEKAFAPALALEILHTYSLIHDDLPAMDDAPLRRGCQTLHTKYGETSAILAGDGLNTHAFYLLTKAKLKPKTKVKLIQCLSYNGGIYGMVLGQALDCYFEHQKLPLKQLRFIHLNKTAKLIAASLQMGGILADCDKKTRKSLYKLGLDLGLFFQIRDDIIDTTQSEQEAGKPTQQDTDKNSYVNLLGLEGAKKEAKNLSDSILTQFKTLNPKANKILNELLSHYFIF; encoded by the coding sequence ATGAATCTAATGCCTTTAGTCTTTGATAGATTTGAACATTATGTCAAGAATCAAGCTCCTAAAGTTGCGAGTTTTCACCCCCATTTTGAAGATGCCTTGTGGGAAATGGTTTTAAATGGCGGTAAAAGATTCCGTCCTCAACTGCTCTTAAGCATTGTCGCAAGCTATAAACCCAAAATGCTAGAAAAGGCTTTTGCCCCTGCACTTGCATTAGAGATTCTACATACTTATTCACTTATCCACGATGATTTACCTGCAATGGACGATGCACCCTTGCGCAGAGGTTGCCAAACACTCCACACAAAATACGGCGAAACAAGTGCGATTCTAGCAGGCGATGGGCTAAATACACACGCTTTTTATCTGCTTACAAAAGCAAAACTAAAACCAAAAACAAAGGTTAAATTAATCCAATGTCTAAGCTATAATGGCGGAATCTATGGTATGGTGCTAGGACAGGCACTAGATTGTTATTTTGAACATCAAAAACTTCCGCTAAAACAACTAAGATTCATTCATTTAAACAAAACAGCCAAGCTGATTGCAGCAAGCCTACAAATGGGTGGAATCCTTGCAGATTGCGACAAAAAGACGCGTAAATCTCTTTACAAATTAGGATTAGACTTGGGATTATTTTTTCAAATTCGTGATGACATCATAGATACCACACAAAGCGAACAAGAAGCCGGCAAACCCACACAGCAAGATACTGATAAAAATAGCTATGTAAATTTATTGGGATTAGAGGGCGCAAAAAAGGAAGCAAAAAATCTATCGGATTCTATTTTGACACAATTTAAAACGCTCAACCCAAAAGCCAACAAAATTTTAAATGAACTCTTAAGTCATTATTTTATTTTTTAA
- the surE gene encoding 5'/3'-nucleotidase SurE, which yields MKRILITNDDGYQSPGLLALQSALSPLGHIMIVAPASEKSACGHGMTLTRPLRFVEIEDDFYKLEDGSPTDCVYLSLNALYQEGFMPDLIVSGINIGSNMGEDISYSGTASAAMEGVLHGIPSIAISQVLQDKNYFGFDFELAKQSIYKIAKKILNHTYPLGAREFLNINIPQISPKDCKGFKITELGIRAYGNDAHVHRNPRGEEYYWLGLHPLAWNERENNETSDFEATKNGYVSITPITLDFTARNRLRTLEDWISGGFNE from the coding sequence ATGAAACGCATTTTAATCACCAATGACGATGGTTATCAATCTCCGGGACTTTTAGCACTTCAAAGTGCGTTAAGCCCACTTGGACACATTATGATTGTAGCACCCGCAAGTGAAAAATCTGCCTGTGGGCACGGAATGACACTCACCCGCCCTTTGCGTTTTGTGGAGATAGAAGACGATTTCTACAAGCTAGAGGACGGAAGCCCTACGGATTGTGTTTATCTTTCTTTAAATGCGCTTTACCAAGAGGGATTTATGCCGGATTTAATTGTGAGCGGAATCAATATTGGCTCTAATATGGGAGAGGATATCAGCTATTCTGGCACAGCAAGTGCTGCAATGGAGGGCGTTCTGCACGGGATTCCATCTATTGCTATTTCACAAGTCTTGCAAGATAAAAATTATTTTGGATTTGATTTTGAACTCGCAAAACAAAGTATTTACAAAATAGCCAAAAAAATCCTAAATCACACATATCCTCTAGGTGCAAGAGAATTTTTAAATATCAATATTCCACAAATTTCTCCTAAAGACTGCAAGGGATTTAAAATTACCGAACTTGGAATCCGAGCCTATGGCAACGATGCGCATGTACATCGCAATCCTCGCGGAGAGGAATATTATTGGCTTGGGCTTCATCCTCTTGCATGGAATGAACGAGAAAACAACGAAACTTCTGACTTTGAAGCGACCAAAAATGGTTATGTTTCTATCACTCCCATTACCCTTGATTTTACCGCAAGGAATCGATTACGCACTTTAGAGGATTGGATTAGCGGAGGATTCAATGAATAA
- a CDS encoding tRNA threonylcarbamoyladenosine dehydratase — MNKRFVRTLPLFKEEGLAKLQDSKALILGVGGVGGFALDCLYRTGIGEICIIDFDCFEPSNQNRQIGSLGGIGRKKVEVLAEIYQGVIPLDAKITRDFIQQFDFTAYDIVLDAIDDIDAKIALALKVANQPESPTKPLLLSSMGSAKKLDPSQIQFAPIWKSYGDKFARKFREGLKKQGFKGSFMVAFSPEEPKCKELGSFSGVTASFGLRLASEAIAMILKRRKDENF, encoded by the coding sequence ATGAATAAAAGATTTGTAAGAACTTTACCATTATTCAAAGAAGAGGGCTTAGCAAAGCTACAAGATTCCAAAGCCCTTATTCTTGGCGTAGGGGGTGTTGGGGGATTTGCGTTAGATTGCCTTTATCGCACAGGAATCGGTGAAATTTGCATTATAGATTTTGATTGTTTCGAGCCAAGCAATCAAAACCGCCAAATCGGCTCTTTAGGAGGAATCGGGCGCAAAAAAGTAGAAGTTCTTGCTGAAATTTATCAAGGTGTCATTCCCCTTGATGCAAAAATCACACGAGACTTTATTCAACAATTTGACTTTACTGCTTATGACATTGTTTTAGATGCGATTGACGACATTGACGCAAAAATTGCTCTTGCGCTTAAAGTCGCAAATCAGCCCGAATCTCCCACAAAACCTCTTTTGCTCTCTTCTATGGGAAGTGCTAAAAAACTAGACCCCTCACAGATTCAATTTGCGCCAATTTGGAAAAGTTATGGGGACAAATTTGCAAGAAAATTTCGCGAAGGACTGAAAAAGCAAGGTTTTAAAGGCAGTTTTATGGTAGCCTTTAGCCCAGAAGAGCCAAAATGTAAAGAGCTTGGGAGTTTCAGCGGAGTAACAGCAAGTTTTGGGCTACGTTTGGCGAGCGAAGCAATTGCAATGATTTTAAAAAGGAGAAAAGATGAAAATTTTTGA
- a CDS encoding carbon-nitrogen hydrolase encodes MESKIKVALIQQSYKGSKSSTQQISTQMIKEAAQNGAQLVLLQELHTQEYFCQSENVDFFDYALSFEADCEYFSQIAKNNKIVLVTSLFERRSAGLYHNTAVVFERDGGIAGKYRKMHIPDDPGFYEKFYFTPGDLNFTPITTSLGKLGVLICWDQWYPEAARIMTLKGAEILIYPTAIGWFNSDKADEKERQREAWMAVQRGHSVANGIPVATINRVGFEADKSGVMEGITFWGSSFAYGAQGELLALGSVEKEEILYFEWDKQRSEEVRRIWPFLRDRRIDSYQEILKRFCD; translated from the coding sequence ATGGAATCCAAAATCAAAGTTGCTTTAATCCAACAATCCTATAAAGGTAGCAAATCCTCTACACAGCAAATAAGCACGCAAATGATAAAAGAAGCTGCACAAAATGGAGCGCAACTAGTTTTATTACAGGAACTTCATACGCAAGAATATTTTTGCCAAAGTGAAAATGTAGATTTTTTTGATTATGCGTTGAGTTTTGAAGCGGATTGCGAATATTTCAGTCAAATTGCCAAAAACAATAAAATTGTGCTTGTAACTTCACTTTTTGAACGAAGAAGTGCGGGGCTTTATCACAACACAGCAGTTGTGTTTGAGCGCGATGGAGGCATTGCGGGAAAATATCGCAAAATGCACATTCCAGATGACCCGGGATTCTATGAGAAATTTTATTTTACGCCCGGAGATTTGAATTTTACGCCTATTACCACAAGCTTAGGCAAGCTCGGGGTGCTTATATGCTGGGACCAATGGTATCCTGAAGCCGCACGCATTATGACATTAAAAGGAGCAGAGATTCTCATCTATCCCACTGCAATTGGTTGGTTCAATAGTGATAAAGCTGATGAAAAAGAACGGCAAAGGGAAGCGTGGATGGCAGTGCAACGCGGACATAGTGTCGCAAATGGAATCCCTGTTGCAACGATTAACCGCGTAGGTTTTGAAGCAGACAAAAGCGGAGTAATGGAGGGAATCACTTTTTGGGGTTCTAGTTTTGCCTATGGAGCGCAAGGCGAATTGCTTGCACTTGGAAGCGTAGAAAAAGAAGAAATTTTGTATTTTGAATGGGACAAGCAAAGAAGTGAGGAAGTGCGTAGGATTTGGCCATTTTTGCGTGATAGACGCATTGATTCCTATCAAGAGATTCTCAAAAGATTCTGCGACTAA
- a CDS encoding class I SAM-dependent methyltransferase translates to MQSDQDKWNLRHKNNPIPSEPLALLRQFITAAPRGKALDIACGMGRNSRFMRDCGFEVESIDISDFAITSLQNERNIYAHCADLDSFKILPQNYHIICNSYFLERRLFPLMCEGLKKGGILVFETFAKSEIESHNAFASDSSHLLHKNELLHAFLDLEILFYEETLIPRAKDSSLALVARLVGRAN, encoded by the coding sequence ATGCAAAGCGACCAAGACAAATGGAATCTGCGTCATAAAAACAATCCGATTCCGAGTGAGCCTCTTGCTCTGCTGCGTCAATTCATTACCGCAGCCCCACGAGGCAAGGCACTAGACATTGCTTGCGGTATGGGACGCAATTCGCGCTTTATGCGAGATTGTGGGTTTGAGGTAGAAAGCATAGATATTTCTGACTTTGCGATTACTTCTTTGCAAAATGAACGCAATATTTACGCGCATTGCGCAGATTTGGATTCTTTTAAGATTCTGCCACAAAACTATCATATTATTTGCAATAGCTATTTTTTAGAGCGAAGATTGTTTCCTTTGATGTGTGAGGGATTAAAAAAAGGTGGAATCTTAGTCTTTGAAACTTTTGCCAAAAGCGAGATAGAATCGCACAATGCCTTTGCGAGTGATTCTAGCCATTTATTACACAAAAACGAACTTTTACACGCCTTTTTGGATTTAGAGATTCTATTTTATGAAGAAACTTTGATTCCGCGCGCCAAAGATTCCTCATTGGCTTTGGTAGCTAGATTGGTTGGCAGGGCGAACTAA